The following are encoded in a window of Parambassis ranga chromosome 15, fParRan2.1, whole genome shotgun sequence genomic DNA:
- the zfand4 gene encoding AN1-type zinc finger protein 4 isoform X2 — translation MLSCRVSGEYTALSPPAKMTNRKEPPFFNDDSVGAFQYKLPFYDTMELFIETLTGTCFELRVLPFEAVISVKAKIQRLEGIPVAQQHLIWNNVELDDEHCLHDYGIAEGCTLKLVLAMRGGPINTRRVTMEDPVKEEADLMEGTKEDGWEKNLSNKQVTFVVYREGDQLNFFRVVDRGDGTLTPLSESLSGGSVYNVYAEEEDSESSAAAQQNLENSVTMFKMKLLKAKMEDMNLSKKSAKVKPRAPVSPHPCGASLGPSSLRHHHRLFRSLQQINQPRQSNAPLPPIVDQESVDSSLSSAAVTSAHLSIPRRPPPSFPSPSCYMLEEEEPWEMCPTFAKIRPPPKVSRLDIGSSRLMRDCVYPQLPPLCTRGPPEASLDPVEPAGDAVGLGLLEEAVGLVAPTQSGTLFGELSDPLSLDVSTQPEGGRQSLEFGAQRQLPHSSSPVNPWALGTSDTLTSRTDGTQLGTSFSISPSSPLPASTSSSTSTRLLSQPFDSTLSCLQPNFQAQSSVNPGNTSSYPSTTFLTHPPCLRGVKIESPGKRPELISKREARDITKIANQACKEPLGSLKNSELLASLSTRAPDSSSSRRDSLGECLGLALPSVTASGQSSLDSRLPPIPANRLLQDDLIKEMSPLHRAAASYMTTNTLASAGGVLTSFGAIGTPTYHLPPVKAPTGTKKKSSKHCFLCGKKTGLANSYECRCGHNFCATHRYAETHDCTYDYKSAGRRFLQETNPLISAPKLPKI, via the exons ATGCTTTCCTGCCGTGTTAGTGGAGAATATACTG CTCTCTCTCCACCTGCCAAAATGACCAACCGGAAGGAGCCACCCTTCTTTAATGACGACAGTGTGGGAGCTTTTCAGTACAAGCTTCCGTTCTATGACACTATGGAACTCTTCATAGAGACCCTGACCGGGACCTGCTTTGAGCTGCGTGTTTTGCCCTTTGAGGCTGTCATTTCAGTGAAAGCGAAGATCCAGAGACTTGAAG GCATCCCTGTTGCCCAGCAGCATCTCATCTGGAACAATGTGGAGCTGGATGATGAACATTGTCTACATGACTATGG CATTGCAGAAGGCTGCACTTTGAAATTGGTTTTGGCTATGAGGGGAGGCCCAATTAACACCAGGAGAG TAACGATGGAGGATCCTGTAAAAGAAGAGGCCGATCTGATGGAGGGCACAAAGGAGGACGGATGGGAGAAAAATCTGTCTAACAAACAAGTCACATTTGTGGTCTATCGCGAGGGAGACCAGCTCAACTTCTTCCGAGTGGTTGACAGGGGAGATGGTACCCTGACCCCTTTATCTGAATCTCTTAG TGGTGGCTCGGTGTACAATGTTTAtgcagaagaagaggacagtGAGAGTTCTGCAGCTGCACAACAGAACCTTGAGAACTCGGTCACTATGTTTAAAATGAAGTTGCTCAAAGCCAAGATGGAGGACATGAACCTCAGCAAGAAG TCAGCAAAGGTAAAGCCACGGGCCCCCGTCAGCCCACATCCCTGTGGCGCCTCTCTTGGACCTTCCAGTCTACGACATCATCACCGTCTCTTCCGCTCGCTTCAGCAAATCAACCAGCCTCGGCAGTCGAATGCCCCACTACCTCCAATTGTAGACCAGGAATCTGTAGACTCCTCTCTGTCATCTGCTGCAGTCACCTCTGCCCATTTGTCCATCCCAAGGCGGCCCCCTCCCTCTTTCCCTTCGCCATCTTGCTATATgcttgaggaggaggagccatgGGAGATGTGCCCAACATTTGCAAAGATCCGTCCCCCTCCTAAAGTGTCCCGTTTGGATATTGGCAGCTCCCGGTTAATGAGGGACTGTGTGTACCCTCAGCTCCCTCCTCTGTGTACAAGGGGGCCACCTGAAGCCAGCCTTGACCCAGTTGAGCCAGCAGGGGATGCAGTCGGTCTGGGTTTATTAGAGGAAGCTGTTGGGCTGGTCGCACCAACACAATCTGGAACACTGTTTGGGGAACTGTCAGACCCTCTGAGTCTCGATGTGTCCACCCAGCCAGAGGGTGGTCGGCAGTCCCTCGAGTTTGGGGCTCAGCGTCAGCTGCCGCACTCGTCATCCCCAGTTAATCCATGGGCACTTGGGACTAGTGATACACTCACCAGCAGAACTGATGGGACACAGCTTGGCACATCATTTAGCATCAGCCCTTCCTCTCCTTTACCTGCCTCCACCTCATCATCAACTTCAACCAGACTGCTGTCTCAGCCTTTTGATTCCACACTCTCCTGTTTACAGCCTAACTTTCAAGCACAATCCTCAGTGAACCCAGGCAACACGTCTTCTTACCCCTCGACCACCTTTTTAACTCATCCACCATGCCTTCGTGGTGTTAAAATAGAGTCACCTGGAAAGAGGCCAGAGCTCATCTCCAAGAGAGAAGCAAGAGACATTACTAAGATTGCAAACCAAGCCTGCAAGGAGCCACTGGGGTCCCTGAAGAACTCTGAGCTCTTGGCATCTCTCTCCACAAGGGCTCCAGATAGCAGTAGCAGCAGGAGGGACAGCCTTGGAGAGTGTCTAGGACTTGCACTGCCTTCTGTCACCGCCTCAGGACAGAGCAGCCTTGACTCCAGACTGCCACCTATTCCCGCTAACAGGCTCCTTCAGGATGATCTCATTAAAGAAATGTCACCATTGCACCGAGCAGCAGCTTCTTACATG ACGACCAACACTCTTGCATCAGCTGGGGGAGTTTTGACTTCGTTTGGGGCTATAG GCACTCCAACATACCACCTACCTCCAGTCAAGGCTCCCACAGGCACCAAGAAGAAGAGCTCAAAGCACTGCTTCCTGTGTGGCAAGAAGACTGGGCTGGCCAACAGCTATGAGTGCAG GTGCGGTCACAACTTCTGCGCCACCCACCGCTACGCAGAGACACATGACTGCACTTATGACTACAAGAGTGCCGGACGACGGTTCCTGCAGGAGACCAACCCTCTTATCAGTGCTCCTAAGCTGCCTAAAATCTAG
- the zfand4 gene encoding AN1-type zinc finger protein 4 isoform X1: MLSCRVSGEYTALSPPAKMTNRKEPPFFNDDSVGAFQYKLPFYDTMELFIETLTGTCFELRVLPFEAVISVKAKIQRLEGIPVAQQHLIWNNVELDDEHCLHDYGIAEGCTLKLVLAMRGGPINTRRVTMEDPVKEEADLMEGTKEDGWEKNLSNKQVTFVVYREGDQLNFFRVVDRGDGTLTPLSESLSGGSVYNVYAEEEDSESSAAAQQNLENSVTMFKMKLLKAKMEDMNLSKKKSAKVKPRAPVSPHPCGASLGPSSLRHHHRLFRSLQQINQPRQSNAPLPPIVDQESVDSSLSSAAVTSAHLSIPRRPPPSFPSPSCYMLEEEEPWEMCPTFAKIRPPPKVSRLDIGSSRLMRDCVYPQLPPLCTRGPPEASLDPVEPAGDAVGLGLLEEAVGLVAPTQSGTLFGELSDPLSLDVSTQPEGGRQSLEFGAQRQLPHSSSPVNPWALGTSDTLTSRTDGTQLGTSFSISPSSPLPASTSSSTSTRLLSQPFDSTLSCLQPNFQAQSSVNPGNTSSYPSTTFLTHPPCLRGVKIESPGKRPELISKREARDITKIANQACKEPLGSLKNSELLASLSTRAPDSSSSRRDSLGECLGLALPSVTASGQSSLDSRLPPIPANRLLQDDLIKEMSPLHRAAASYMTTNTLASAGGVLTSFGAIGTPTYHLPPVKAPTGTKKKSSKHCFLCGKKTGLANSYECRCGHNFCATHRYAETHDCTYDYKSAGRRFLQETNPLISAPKLPKI, translated from the exons ATGCTTTCCTGCCGTGTTAGTGGAGAATATACTG CTCTCTCTCCACCTGCCAAAATGACCAACCGGAAGGAGCCACCCTTCTTTAATGACGACAGTGTGGGAGCTTTTCAGTACAAGCTTCCGTTCTATGACACTATGGAACTCTTCATAGAGACCCTGACCGGGACCTGCTTTGAGCTGCGTGTTTTGCCCTTTGAGGCTGTCATTTCAGTGAAAGCGAAGATCCAGAGACTTGAAG GCATCCCTGTTGCCCAGCAGCATCTCATCTGGAACAATGTGGAGCTGGATGATGAACATTGTCTACATGACTATGG CATTGCAGAAGGCTGCACTTTGAAATTGGTTTTGGCTATGAGGGGAGGCCCAATTAACACCAGGAGAG TAACGATGGAGGATCCTGTAAAAGAAGAGGCCGATCTGATGGAGGGCACAAAGGAGGACGGATGGGAGAAAAATCTGTCTAACAAACAAGTCACATTTGTGGTCTATCGCGAGGGAGACCAGCTCAACTTCTTCCGAGTGGTTGACAGGGGAGATGGTACCCTGACCCCTTTATCTGAATCTCTTAG TGGTGGCTCGGTGTACAATGTTTAtgcagaagaagaggacagtGAGAGTTCTGCAGCTGCACAACAGAACCTTGAGAACTCGGTCACTATGTTTAAAATGAAGTTGCTCAAAGCCAAGATGGAGGACATGAACCTCAGCAAGAAG AAGTCAGCAAAGGTAAAGCCACGGGCCCCCGTCAGCCCACATCCCTGTGGCGCCTCTCTTGGACCTTCCAGTCTACGACATCATCACCGTCTCTTCCGCTCGCTTCAGCAAATCAACCAGCCTCGGCAGTCGAATGCCCCACTACCTCCAATTGTAGACCAGGAATCTGTAGACTCCTCTCTGTCATCTGCTGCAGTCACCTCTGCCCATTTGTCCATCCCAAGGCGGCCCCCTCCCTCTTTCCCTTCGCCATCTTGCTATATgcttgaggaggaggagccatgGGAGATGTGCCCAACATTTGCAAAGATCCGTCCCCCTCCTAAAGTGTCCCGTTTGGATATTGGCAGCTCCCGGTTAATGAGGGACTGTGTGTACCCTCAGCTCCCTCCTCTGTGTACAAGGGGGCCACCTGAAGCCAGCCTTGACCCAGTTGAGCCAGCAGGGGATGCAGTCGGTCTGGGTTTATTAGAGGAAGCTGTTGGGCTGGTCGCACCAACACAATCTGGAACACTGTTTGGGGAACTGTCAGACCCTCTGAGTCTCGATGTGTCCACCCAGCCAGAGGGTGGTCGGCAGTCCCTCGAGTTTGGGGCTCAGCGTCAGCTGCCGCACTCGTCATCCCCAGTTAATCCATGGGCACTTGGGACTAGTGATACACTCACCAGCAGAACTGATGGGACACAGCTTGGCACATCATTTAGCATCAGCCCTTCCTCTCCTTTACCTGCCTCCACCTCATCATCAACTTCAACCAGACTGCTGTCTCAGCCTTTTGATTCCACACTCTCCTGTTTACAGCCTAACTTTCAAGCACAATCCTCAGTGAACCCAGGCAACACGTCTTCTTACCCCTCGACCACCTTTTTAACTCATCCACCATGCCTTCGTGGTGTTAAAATAGAGTCACCTGGAAAGAGGCCAGAGCTCATCTCCAAGAGAGAAGCAAGAGACATTACTAAGATTGCAAACCAAGCCTGCAAGGAGCCACTGGGGTCCCTGAAGAACTCTGAGCTCTTGGCATCTCTCTCCACAAGGGCTCCAGATAGCAGTAGCAGCAGGAGGGACAGCCTTGGAGAGTGTCTAGGACTTGCACTGCCTTCTGTCACCGCCTCAGGACAGAGCAGCCTTGACTCCAGACTGCCACCTATTCCCGCTAACAGGCTCCTTCAGGATGATCTCATTAAAGAAATGTCACCATTGCACCGAGCAGCAGCTTCTTACATG ACGACCAACACTCTTGCATCAGCTGGGGGAGTTTTGACTTCGTTTGGGGCTATAG GCACTCCAACATACCACCTACCTCCAGTCAAGGCTCCCACAGGCACCAAGAAGAAGAGCTCAAAGCACTGCTTCCTGTGTGGCAAGAAGACTGGGCTGGCCAACAGCTATGAGTGCAG GTGCGGTCACAACTTCTGCGCCACCCACCGCTACGCAGAGACACATGACTGCACTTATGACTACAAGAGTGCCGGACGACGGTTCCTGCAGGAGACCAACCCTCTTATCAGTGCTCCTAAGCTGCCTAAAATCTAG
- the zfand4 gene encoding AN1-type zinc finger protein 4 isoform X3 codes for MTNRKEPPFFNDDSVGAFQYKLPFYDTMELFIETLTGTCFELRVLPFEAVISVKAKIQRLEGIPVAQQHLIWNNVELDDEHCLHDYGIAEGCTLKLVLAMRGGPINTRRVTMEDPVKEEADLMEGTKEDGWEKNLSNKQVTFVVYREGDQLNFFRVVDRGDGTLTPLSESLSGGSVYNVYAEEEDSESSAAAQQNLENSVTMFKMKLLKAKMEDMNLSKKKSAKVKPRAPVSPHPCGASLGPSSLRHHHRLFRSLQQINQPRQSNAPLPPIVDQESVDSSLSSAAVTSAHLSIPRRPPPSFPSPSCYMLEEEEPWEMCPTFAKIRPPPKVSRLDIGSSRLMRDCVYPQLPPLCTRGPPEASLDPVEPAGDAVGLGLLEEAVGLVAPTQSGTLFGELSDPLSLDVSTQPEGGRQSLEFGAQRQLPHSSSPVNPWALGTSDTLTSRTDGTQLGTSFSISPSSPLPASTSSSTSTRLLSQPFDSTLSCLQPNFQAQSSVNPGNTSSYPSTTFLTHPPCLRGVKIESPGKRPELISKREARDITKIANQACKEPLGSLKNSELLASLSTRAPDSSSSRRDSLGECLGLALPSVTASGQSSLDSRLPPIPANRLLQDDLIKEMSPLHRAAASYMTTNTLASAGGVLTSFGAIGTPTYHLPPVKAPTGTKKKSSKHCFLCGKKTGLANSYECRCGHNFCATHRYAETHDCTYDYKSAGRRFLQETNPLISAPKLPKI; via the exons ATGACCAACCGGAAGGAGCCACCCTTCTTTAATGACGACAGTGTGGGAGCTTTTCAGTACAAGCTTCCGTTCTATGACACTATGGAACTCTTCATAGAGACCCTGACCGGGACCTGCTTTGAGCTGCGTGTTTTGCCCTTTGAGGCTGTCATTTCAGTGAAAGCGAAGATCCAGAGACTTGAAG GCATCCCTGTTGCCCAGCAGCATCTCATCTGGAACAATGTGGAGCTGGATGATGAACATTGTCTACATGACTATGG CATTGCAGAAGGCTGCACTTTGAAATTGGTTTTGGCTATGAGGGGAGGCCCAATTAACACCAGGAGAG TAACGATGGAGGATCCTGTAAAAGAAGAGGCCGATCTGATGGAGGGCACAAAGGAGGACGGATGGGAGAAAAATCTGTCTAACAAACAAGTCACATTTGTGGTCTATCGCGAGGGAGACCAGCTCAACTTCTTCCGAGTGGTTGACAGGGGAGATGGTACCCTGACCCCTTTATCTGAATCTCTTAG TGGTGGCTCGGTGTACAATGTTTAtgcagaagaagaggacagtGAGAGTTCTGCAGCTGCACAACAGAACCTTGAGAACTCGGTCACTATGTTTAAAATGAAGTTGCTCAAAGCCAAGATGGAGGACATGAACCTCAGCAAGAAG AAGTCAGCAAAGGTAAAGCCACGGGCCCCCGTCAGCCCACATCCCTGTGGCGCCTCTCTTGGACCTTCCAGTCTACGACATCATCACCGTCTCTTCCGCTCGCTTCAGCAAATCAACCAGCCTCGGCAGTCGAATGCCCCACTACCTCCAATTGTAGACCAGGAATCTGTAGACTCCTCTCTGTCATCTGCTGCAGTCACCTCTGCCCATTTGTCCATCCCAAGGCGGCCCCCTCCCTCTTTCCCTTCGCCATCTTGCTATATgcttgaggaggaggagccatgGGAGATGTGCCCAACATTTGCAAAGATCCGTCCCCCTCCTAAAGTGTCCCGTTTGGATATTGGCAGCTCCCGGTTAATGAGGGACTGTGTGTACCCTCAGCTCCCTCCTCTGTGTACAAGGGGGCCACCTGAAGCCAGCCTTGACCCAGTTGAGCCAGCAGGGGATGCAGTCGGTCTGGGTTTATTAGAGGAAGCTGTTGGGCTGGTCGCACCAACACAATCTGGAACACTGTTTGGGGAACTGTCAGACCCTCTGAGTCTCGATGTGTCCACCCAGCCAGAGGGTGGTCGGCAGTCCCTCGAGTTTGGGGCTCAGCGTCAGCTGCCGCACTCGTCATCCCCAGTTAATCCATGGGCACTTGGGACTAGTGATACACTCACCAGCAGAACTGATGGGACACAGCTTGGCACATCATTTAGCATCAGCCCTTCCTCTCCTTTACCTGCCTCCACCTCATCATCAACTTCAACCAGACTGCTGTCTCAGCCTTTTGATTCCACACTCTCCTGTTTACAGCCTAACTTTCAAGCACAATCCTCAGTGAACCCAGGCAACACGTCTTCTTACCCCTCGACCACCTTTTTAACTCATCCACCATGCCTTCGTGGTGTTAAAATAGAGTCACCTGGAAAGAGGCCAGAGCTCATCTCCAAGAGAGAAGCAAGAGACATTACTAAGATTGCAAACCAAGCCTGCAAGGAGCCACTGGGGTCCCTGAAGAACTCTGAGCTCTTGGCATCTCTCTCCACAAGGGCTCCAGATAGCAGTAGCAGCAGGAGGGACAGCCTTGGAGAGTGTCTAGGACTTGCACTGCCTTCTGTCACCGCCTCAGGACAGAGCAGCCTTGACTCCAGACTGCCACCTATTCCCGCTAACAGGCTCCTTCAGGATGATCTCATTAAAGAAATGTCACCATTGCACCGAGCAGCAGCTTCTTACATG ACGACCAACACTCTTGCATCAGCTGGGGGAGTTTTGACTTCGTTTGGGGCTATAG GCACTCCAACATACCACCTACCTCCAGTCAAGGCTCCCACAGGCACCAAGAAGAAGAGCTCAAAGCACTGCTTCCTGTGTGGCAAGAAGACTGGGCTGGCCAACAGCTATGAGTGCAG GTGCGGTCACAACTTCTGCGCCACCCACCGCTACGCAGAGACACATGACTGCACTTATGACTACAAGAGTGCCGGACGACGGTTCCTGCAGGAGACCAACCCTCTTATCAGTGCTCCTAAGCTGCCTAAAATCTAG
- the zfand4 gene encoding AN1-type zinc finger protein 4 isoform X4, with translation MRGGPINTRRVTMEDPVKEEADLMEGTKEDGWEKNLSNKQVTFVVYREGDQLNFFRVVDRGDGTLTPLSESLSGGSVYNVYAEEEDSESSAAAQQNLENSVTMFKMKLLKAKMEDMNLSKKKSAKVKPRAPVSPHPCGASLGPSSLRHHHRLFRSLQQINQPRQSNAPLPPIVDQESVDSSLSSAAVTSAHLSIPRRPPPSFPSPSCYMLEEEEPWEMCPTFAKIRPPPKVSRLDIGSSRLMRDCVYPQLPPLCTRGPPEASLDPVEPAGDAVGLGLLEEAVGLVAPTQSGTLFGELSDPLSLDVSTQPEGGRQSLEFGAQRQLPHSSSPVNPWALGTSDTLTSRTDGTQLGTSFSISPSSPLPASTSSSTSTRLLSQPFDSTLSCLQPNFQAQSSVNPGNTSSYPSTTFLTHPPCLRGVKIESPGKRPELISKREARDITKIANQACKEPLGSLKNSELLASLSTRAPDSSSSRRDSLGECLGLALPSVTASGQSSLDSRLPPIPANRLLQDDLIKEMSPLHRAAASYMTTNTLASAGGVLTSFGAIGTPTYHLPPVKAPTGTKKKSSKHCFLCGKKTGLANSYECRCGHNFCATHRYAETHDCTYDYKSAGRRFLQETNPLISAPKLPKI, from the exons ATGAGGGGAGGCCCAATTAACACCAGGAGAG TAACGATGGAGGATCCTGTAAAAGAAGAGGCCGATCTGATGGAGGGCACAAAGGAGGACGGATGGGAGAAAAATCTGTCTAACAAACAAGTCACATTTGTGGTCTATCGCGAGGGAGACCAGCTCAACTTCTTCCGAGTGGTTGACAGGGGAGATGGTACCCTGACCCCTTTATCTGAATCTCTTAG TGGTGGCTCGGTGTACAATGTTTAtgcagaagaagaggacagtGAGAGTTCTGCAGCTGCACAACAGAACCTTGAGAACTCGGTCACTATGTTTAAAATGAAGTTGCTCAAAGCCAAGATGGAGGACATGAACCTCAGCAAGAAG AAGTCAGCAAAGGTAAAGCCACGGGCCCCCGTCAGCCCACATCCCTGTGGCGCCTCTCTTGGACCTTCCAGTCTACGACATCATCACCGTCTCTTCCGCTCGCTTCAGCAAATCAACCAGCCTCGGCAGTCGAATGCCCCACTACCTCCAATTGTAGACCAGGAATCTGTAGACTCCTCTCTGTCATCTGCTGCAGTCACCTCTGCCCATTTGTCCATCCCAAGGCGGCCCCCTCCCTCTTTCCCTTCGCCATCTTGCTATATgcttgaggaggaggagccatgGGAGATGTGCCCAACATTTGCAAAGATCCGTCCCCCTCCTAAAGTGTCCCGTTTGGATATTGGCAGCTCCCGGTTAATGAGGGACTGTGTGTACCCTCAGCTCCCTCCTCTGTGTACAAGGGGGCCACCTGAAGCCAGCCTTGACCCAGTTGAGCCAGCAGGGGATGCAGTCGGTCTGGGTTTATTAGAGGAAGCTGTTGGGCTGGTCGCACCAACACAATCTGGAACACTGTTTGGGGAACTGTCAGACCCTCTGAGTCTCGATGTGTCCACCCAGCCAGAGGGTGGTCGGCAGTCCCTCGAGTTTGGGGCTCAGCGTCAGCTGCCGCACTCGTCATCCCCAGTTAATCCATGGGCACTTGGGACTAGTGATACACTCACCAGCAGAACTGATGGGACACAGCTTGGCACATCATTTAGCATCAGCCCTTCCTCTCCTTTACCTGCCTCCACCTCATCATCAACTTCAACCAGACTGCTGTCTCAGCCTTTTGATTCCACACTCTCCTGTTTACAGCCTAACTTTCAAGCACAATCCTCAGTGAACCCAGGCAACACGTCTTCTTACCCCTCGACCACCTTTTTAACTCATCCACCATGCCTTCGTGGTGTTAAAATAGAGTCACCTGGAAAGAGGCCAGAGCTCATCTCCAAGAGAGAAGCAAGAGACATTACTAAGATTGCAAACCAAGCCTGCAAGGAGCCACTGGGGTCCCTGAAGAACTCTGAGCTCTTGGCATCTCTCTCCACAAGGGCTCCAGATAGCAGTAGCAGCAGGAGGGACAGCCTTGGAGAGTGTCTAGGACTTGCACTGCCTTCTGTCACCGCCTCAGGACAGAGCAGCCTTGACTCCAGACTGCCACCTATTCCCGCTAACAGGCTCCTTCAGGATGATCTCATTAAAGAAATGTCACCATTGCACCGAGCAGCAGCTTCTTACATG ACGACCAACACTCTTGCATCAGCTGGGGGAGTTTTGACTTCGTTTGGGGCTATAG GCACTCCAACATACCACCTACCTCCAGTCAAGGCTCCCACAGGCACCAAGAAGAAGAGCTCAAAGCACTGCTTCCTGTGTGGCAAGAAGACTGGGCTGGCCAACAGCTATGAGTGCAG GTGCGGTCACAACTTCTGCGCCACCCACCGCTACGCAGAGACACATGACTGCACTTATGACTACAAGAGTGCCGGACGACGGTTCCTGCAGGAGACCAACCCTCTTATCAGTGCTCCTAAGCTGCCTAAAATCTAG